The uncultured Bacteroides sp. DNA segment TTAACTATTGATATCCCTGCTTTTATCGTTTATTCTGCAGCTATTCTGCTTGCAGTTTTAATTGTGTTCGTTGTCTACCTCGTTCGTCGAAATATAGCCTCCCAAGTAAGAGTAAAATTGTTGGAATATAAATATCAGGACCTAAAGAGTACGATGGACGATTTTCAGCTTGAGACGCTCGAGTCAAAATTGAATCCTCATTTATTTAAAAACATATTGAACTCGGTACAATCTCATGCCTACCAAACCTATTTTGCTCTTGACAAGTTGGCTAATGTACTTGATTACATCTTGTATGAAAGTAAAAAGAAATTCGTAAGCCCCTACGAAGAGATAGAGTTTGCAAAGAGCTTGATTGAAATAAACAAGATAAAGCTGAGCCCTTTGTTTGAGCTAAAAATAAAAACAATATTAGATGAAACGGATCCTCTTTATCATCAAAAAATACTAGCGCCGCTTATTTCTATCGATCTGATCGAAAATGCATTTAAGCACGCTGATTTACAAAACCAAGATGCTTTTATCTCTATTGTGTTCGAATTTCGAGATGGAAACTTTATTCTGACAGTATCTAATAAGATATCCACTAAATCCATTATGCAAAAAGGGCGGAAAGGAATAGGAAGCGCTGTTTTGGAGCAACGTTTGAATCTAATCTATGGCGATTGTTTTAAATTGAAAAGAGTGATTGAAGAGGATACTTATACGGCTTATTTAAAAATAAATATACTTGAATACAACACTAAAATGTCTGCTTCTTGATGACGAATTGCCCGGGTTAATGTATTTGAAAATGCTTTGTGAGCAAATACCCGAGTTGGAAGTTGTAAAGGCTTTTAATAGTTCAAAAACCTTTCTCGAAGAAACTCATTCTCTTGATTTTGATATTTGTATATTAGATATCGAAATGCCCGAAATGAGTGGACTTCAGGTGGCTGAATTGTTGAAGGGTAAGCCTGTGATTTTTACCACTGCATATAAAGAATATGCAGTAGATGCTTTTGATTTGAATGCGATTGATTACGTGCTAAAGCCAATAAAGAGAGAAAGACTTCAGCTGGCTGTTCAGAAAGCGATCTCCGCATTAGGTCATTCAGTCACTACCGAAAAGTGTGGGCAATTCAATAGTGAGAAGGGCAAAGTTTTACTTTATTTCAATAGAGTAAAATATATTAAAGTTGCTGAGACTGATAGCCGTGACAAAACCGTTTATTTGAATGATAATAAAACATTGGTATTAAAAAACATATCGTTCGAAGAACTCCTCAAATCATTGCCACCGGATCAATTCTGCCGTATAAATAAAAAGGAAGTGATTGCATTGAGAATAGTACAATACTTCTCGCATAATGAAATCATTACGGATATTATTGACGCAGGCAAGCCGCTGGCGTTTACCTTGACGGAAGTTTATCGCGTTAACTTTATGAATAGAGTGAGCCGAAAATAGTTTTGTTACAGATTTATTCCCTTTTATTACATTTATAGGCTCTTTCCTGTCATCGCTCTCTTTTCTAAACTTTTTATTCTTTATTTTTGTATTCAGTAATGAATAACACTAGCAGCCAAACTTATGAAGAAGTTTAGAAATGTATTCTTTTATGTTGCCATTATCGGCACCTTTTCCGTTCTGATGTATTGGATTGTGCAACAAGGTGCGGAGTTAGAAAAAGGTAGGAATGTGATCAATGCATTGTCCGTAAAAGGCCATTGGCAAGAATTCCTTGATTCCATTCATCAGGGCTTGGCAAATCCCATAGGCGTGTTGCTGTTACAAATTATTACAATCATTCTTGTTGCAAGAATGTTTGGATGGATCTGCCGAAAGATTGGTCAACCTGCTGTGATTGGTGAAATCATTGCGGGAATAATACTCGGCCCATCGTTGTTAGGCATGTTTTTTCCTGACGTAAGCACATTCCTTTTCCCCGCCAAATCAATCGGAAATCTTCAAATACTTAGTCAGATAGGACTAATACTTTTTATGTTTGTTATCGGCATGGAGTTGGATTTGAAGGTTCTTCGAAGTAAAGCACACGACGCCATTGTCATTAGCCACGCAAGTATAATTATTCCCTTTGCTTTGGGAATGGGGCTTGCTTATTTTATTTATAAACATTTTGCATTAAACGGAGTTCCGTTTGCTTCTTTCGGCCTTTTCTTGAGCATTGCCATGAGCATAACCGCCTTTCCCGTTTTGGCAAGAATTGTGCAAGAACACGGTATGCATAAAACGAAGTTAGGCTCTGTGATTATTACGTGCGCAGCGGCTGATGATATAACTGCTTGGTGCTTGCTGGCTGTTGTGATTGCCCTTGTTAAAGCCGGTTCTTTTATAAGTTCTCTATATACTATTTTCTTAGTTATTGTCTATATTCTCATCATGCTTAAGGTCGTTCGTCCTTTTTTAAAGCGTGTGGGCGATCTTTTCTTCCAAAGGAGTTTGAATAAAGGCATGATCGCTATCCTGTTTTTAACTCTTTTGGCATCGGCTTATACTACCGAGATGATCGGTATTCATGCCTTGTTCGGCGCTTTTATGGCTGGGGTTATAATGCCTGTCAACGAGAAATTTAGGAGCGTGGTTATAGGCAAGATAGAAGATGTTGCTCTCGTCTTGTTGCTACCCTTGTATTTTGTTTTTACGGGTTTGAGAACGCAGATAGGCCTCTTGAATGATCCGTATTTATGGAAAGTGACAGGTTTGATCATTCTTGTTGCTGTTTTAGGCAAGTTTGTGGGAAGCGCATTGACTGCAAGATTTGTGAAGCAAAGTTGGAAAGACAGCCTTACCATCGGTGCTTTGATGAATACAAGAGGATTGATGGAATTGATCATTCTTAATATTGGCTACGACTTGGGCGTTTTGCCTCCTGAGATATTTGCTATGATGGTGATCATGGCCTTGGTTACTACCTTTATGACTGGGCCGGCTCTGAAATTAATAGAAAAGCTCTTTAAACCAAAAGGTGTTGATTTAGACTCTGCGATAAGTAACGTATCGAAAAATAAGATTCTTATTTCTTTTAATGAGGCAGAAAATGCCCCATCACTGCTTCGTTTGGCCAATTATCTGTCTCAAAAAAATAGTAAGAACACAAGTCTCACAGCGATACATCTGATTCCTACCGAGGGTTTACACCATCGAAATTTGGATTATTATGAGAAAGAGAGTTTTATCCCCATTTCTGCTGAGGCTCAATCTCTAGATCTCACCATAACCTCTTTATTTAAAGTCTCTAATGACTTGGAAACAGAAGTGGCAGAGGTAAGCAATCGAGGAAATTATGATTTGTTATTGCTCAACTTGGAGCAATCTATTTTTGAAGGAACTTTGCTCGGTCGGATTTTGGGTTTTACAACAAAAATCGTCAATCCTGAAAGAATGATTAACACAGTGACAGGTAAGGAAAAGCTTTTTGAATCTTCATTTTTTGATGAAAAGATAAACTCTATTTTATCTAAGACTAAAATACCGGTGGGCATTCTGATAAATAATAATTTTCAAAGTGCCGATAGAGTCTTTGTTCCTTTTGTTGATTCGAATGATGCGTTCTTAATCGCTTATATTCAGAAGCTTGTCCATAACTCTAATGCGCAAGTTACCATCTCTGATGTGAAGGGAGAATTGAAAAAAAATACAGACGTGAAAGAAAGGATAAGAACAATAGAGCAAAATGCTCCTAATCACATCAATTCCATCGATTTGAAAGCGATGAATGAAGAACTTCTATGTAAGCAGGATTTGGTTCTTGTAAGTTTATCCGGATGGGAAACACTCTTAGAGATGAGGCTGGAATGGGTGAGCCGAATTTCATCAATCCTGATTATCAGAAACGTTTAATATTCTACTTCCTGAGCTCTCTGACAAAGATTCTATTATTTGGCACTACAACTTTCTACTTCCAGTATTTCTTTATGAAGTGATTATTTCCCATGGAATACCGTGGGAAATAATATTTTCTTTCATTTGTTTTGTTAGTTAGGGCTAACTAACTATATTTGTGCGATATTTCTAATGAAGATGTTATATGAACAATAAAATTAAAGAAGATATTGCTCGCTTCTCGAGGCTTATTTCCGAAGCCGAAGAGGAGGCAAAGGATCATTGCGATATTAAAGATTTGACTTCAACCCAAATCAATTATTTGGAAACCATTCAGGAATTAGATAATCCGAGTATTACTGAATTATCTTCTGCACTGGGACTGAAAAAGCCTTCTGTGACGATTGTCATCGACCGTCTCATCATGAAGGGGTGCGTCTACAAAGTTCATTCGGATGCTGATAGACGAAGCTCGCACTTGCATTTGACTGACGTGGGAAAACAAATCAATAAGCGGCATGATTATGCGCATGACTATTTAGTCGAATTGGTTGCCCGAAAACTCAGCAAGGACGAACTGGATACTTTTGCAACCTTATTAAACAAGATTATAGCTTCTTCAAAAAAAATAAAAGATTGACCGTATGAAGAAAACAACAAACGACTTGGAATTTTCAGGTCTTACCTCTGATGAGGTAGCGAGTAGAATCGCCAAAAACGGATATAATGAATTACAGGGAAGTAGCTCACGGAACTTCTGGATGATTATCTTCGGGGTGATAAAAGAACCCATGTTTTTGTTGCTGGTAGCTTGCGGCTCGCTCTATATGATTCTTGGAGACATTGAAGAAGGCATTATGCTTTTGGGGTTTGTGTTCGTGGTGATGGGCATTGAGTTCAATCAGGAGCGGAAGAGTGAAAAGGCTTTGGACGCTCTGAAAGACTTAGCAAGTCCGCGTGCCTTGGTCATTCGCGAAAAGATAGAGAAGCGTATTCCCGGTCGTGAGGTGGTTTGCGATGATCTCTTAGTTTTACAAGAAGGAGACAGAATACCGGCCGATGCCACTGTTATTAAAAGCGTTAGTCTGCTGGTCGACGAGTCTTTGCTGACAGGCGAATCTGTGCCGGTGCGCAAACACGATTGGGCGGGAGAGGATGAAGATGTTCAACCCGGAGGCGATGATCAACCCTTCGTCTATTCCGGCTCGATGGTTGTGCAGGGTAATGGCATCGCCAGAGTGTCTCACACAGGAATGGACACGCAAATAGGGAAAATCGGCAAAGCGATTAAAGAGGTGAAAGAGTCTCCTACCAAACTAAAGGTGGAGATAGGAACATTGGTTAAACGCCTTACGATAACAGGTGTTGGATTGTGTTTACTAGTCATCGCTATCTATACAATCACACGAGGTGGCTTGTTGAAAGGTTTCTTGGCAGGTATTACGTTGGCTATGGCCATGTTGCCGGAAGAATTTCCTGTTGTGCTAAGTATCTTTATGGCTATTGGAGCTTGGCGCATCTCAAAGCAAAACGTGCTAACCCGTAAACCTTCTGCTATTGAGACATTGGGCTCTGCAACGGTGCTTTGTACCGATAAAACGGGAACGTTGACCGAAAACAAAATGAAGGTTGCCAAGATATATAATAAGGAGAATTTTTGGGTTTCTAAAGACGCAAATGAGTTTCCCGAACAGTATCACAATATCATCGAATATGGAATACTTTCGAGTCAGACAAATCCGTTTGATCCAATGGAAAAGGCGATTGGCGGCATTGGTGAACTGTTTTTGAAGGGCACGGAGCACTTGCATCATGACTGGGAGATGGTAAAGGAATATGCGCTCTCCAGAGAGTTGCTTGCTATGTCGAGAGTGTTTCGCAACAAAGAAACCAACGAACTGCTTATCGCTGCTAAAGGTGCGCCCGAAGCTATCTTTGACCTTTGTCACCTTGACACCGAAATGCAAGCAAAATATGCTACTGCTGTTCAGGCGATGGCATCGGAAGGCTTACGGGTATTAGGAGTTTCCAAATCGAGTATATCTGAAGACCGATTGCCTGATGCGCAACATGACTTTGACTTTGAGTTTGTGGGACTTATCGGACTTTCCGATCCCATACGTAAGGAAGTACCCACTGCCGTTAAAGAGTGTCATAAAGCGGGAATCAGAGTAATAATGATTACAGGTGACTATCCTGTCACAGCTCAAAACATAGCTCGTGAAATAGGCTTGCAGAACTATGAACAATGCATTACAGGTAGCGAACTTACTGCAATGGATGAAGAAGAACTGAGTGAGAAAATAAAAACAGTCAACGTGTTTGCCAGAGTGATTCCCGAGCAAAAACTAAAGATCGTCAATGCGCTGAAGCACAATAATGAGGTGGTTGCTATGACGGGCGATGGAGTAAATGATGCTCCTGCCCTAAAAGCGGCCAACATTGGAATAGCAATGGGAGAAAAAGGAACAGATGTGGCGAGAGAAGCTTCAGCGCTTGTGCTGATGGATGATAATTTCGGTTCTATTGTTGGAGCTATCAAGATGGGACGTCGGATATTCGACAACTTGCAAAAAGCGTTGGGTTATATCTTTGCAATTCATGTTCCGATTGCGGGACTCTCCCTGATCCCTGTTTTCTTTGCAGACCTGCCTTTGATTTTATGGCCAGTCCACGTTGTCTTTATGGAACTGATCATTGATCCCGCTTGTTCCATCATATTCGAGGCTGAGAGAGCCGAGAAGAATGTAATGTCTCGGCCTCCCCGAAAAGTGGATGAACCCTTTTTCGGCCCTAATAAAATCTTGTTGAGTTGTTTTCAGGGTATATGGGTGCTGATAGCTACATTAGCGATGTATTTTGTTACGCTAAAACTCGGTTACGAAATTGGAGAAGTGAGAGCGATGACATTTACAGCGCTAATTGTGGCCAATATTTTAACGATACTTACAAATCGCTCTTGGAGTGAATCCATTTTCACGATCATACGTACTCCGAATCCAACGGTCAAATGGGTAGCAGGATCGGCAGCTTTATTCATTTTATTGATTTTGAATATGCCCTTTTTGCAACGGCTTTTTCAATTCTCTCCACTCACTATATGGGAGGTGCTAGTTGCCTTGCTTGTGGGTATCAGCACAATAACATGGTTTGAACTTTATAAGTTTTTCAAACTAAGAAAACTCTAACTCTCTCGCATAAACGTGTTGTATAAAGAGTTTAGAAAGCTCATTATCTCTCTGGGAATTGAATCTTCAAAACTATTCTCAGAGAGATCAATTTGAAAGAAGTGCTCAACTTAAAGTGTGGCGTTTTCATTCCAATTTTTGGCAATGCCTGCAATAATAAACACTGCCTCCTAAATAGGCTTCTTTGCTGATTGAACCACCACATTTGGGACAAGGCAGCTTATAGGTGTTTCTTGACAAAATTGTCTGATAACCACCTTTGTTGCCAAACAGATCAGTTTCGGTTTCTCGACCTCCGAGCGAGGTCATGGCTTGCAAGGTCTCTTTCAGCGAATGGAAGAGAGCACTTCTGTCGGCATCCGTCAAGGTAAATATTTTGCGTTTAGGGTGAATGCCGGCGTTGAACAAAATGTCTTGCGCCACTCCGTTTCCTATTCCCGGAATCCGTTGTTCGGTAGCCAGAAATGCTTTGGCTGAGATGTTTTTCTTCTCCTGAGCCAGTTTACTATCAAAATAAGCTTCATCAAATTTCTCGCTCAACGGCGAAAGGCTTTCTACGCTTAGGTGATAATATTTGTTCTCGAATTCACCTTTGTATGCATACATTCCGCCATACATCGCCACCGTGAAAGCGAGGTATGTATTATCGTTGAAAGTAAGTAATAGTTGATATTTGTCGGGAACTTTCGAGGAAGCATCTCCGTATTTGGCATTTATGCCATCGAAGAGACTAAGAGTGATTCCGTCGTTGAAGCGAATGTCTACAAAGATACCATAACCTTCTGCCGATTGCACTACTTTGCCCACAAGTAGCTCCTTGTAGCCTCGCGGGTCGCCGTTAAAAAAGGCAAACTTATGCAGATTTGTTGCGTTATAAACGTCGGTAACCATCTTTCCGACCAATGTTTTCTGGAATTGCTTTCCCAGTGTGATAGCTTCAGGTAATTCAATCATGGCATTTAGATTTATAGCATGAACACTTTTGTTTAAGTAAAGGTAGTGAAAAAAGATAGAATAGAAAGAAAATTATTATAAAAAATAACGTCAATTGAATGAGGAACCATTAGTAAACTATTTGTTGCGTAGCAACGCTCCGGAGAAAGAGAAAACAGATCGCTTATCTGTTCATAATGAACAAGTTGCCCCGGCTGTCTGTTACATGATATAAACTTAGTATTCATTTAAAAAATAAGATATTATGAAGTTTTTTATTGATACAGCCAATTTAGACCAGATACGTGAAGCTCATGATCTGGGTGTTTTGGACGGGGTTACGACAAACCCTTCATTAATGGCCAAAGAAGGCATCAAAGGAACTGAAAATCAGCGTGCTCATTACGTAGAAATATGTAACATCGTGCAGGGCGATGTGAGTGCCGAAGTGATTGCGACCGATTATGAAGGTATGATTCGTGAAGGAAAAGAACTTGAGGCGCTGAATCCTCACATTGTCGTGAAAGTGCCTTGCATAGCAGATGGAATCAAAGCAATTAAATATTTTTCTGACAAAGGAATACGGACCAACTGTACATTAGTTTTCTCTGTTGGTCAGGCACTGCTTGCTGCCAAAGCCGGAGCCACTTATGTATCTCCTTTTGTGGGCCGACTGGATGATATTGGCGAAGATGGCGTGGTGCTTGTGGGACAGATTGTGGAGATGTACCGCTATTATGGTTATCAGACACAGGTGCTAGCTGCTTCTATCCGAAACACGAAGCACATCCTGGCATGTGTGGAAGCAGGCGCCGACGTGGCTACTTGTCCGCTAAGCGCCATTAAAGGCTTGTTGAATCATCCGCTAACAACTTCAGGACTGAAAACCTTCTTAGAAGATTATCATAAAGTTAACGGTTAATCTCCGATATTATTTCTTGCTAGAAGAATGTGTCTTTTTAAAGAAAATATAAATTAGATAAGAAAGCCGGCGCTATTTTTTGCTCGTCGGCTTTTTGTAATTCTATGTCTCCTCATCCTCTTTTTAAGTAATGATAGTTATGAAAAAACTTATTTTTGCCTTATTTTTAGCAATAACTGTGTCAGCCACTGCCGGTAAACCAGTGTTGAAGTTCACCAATGAAAGTTTCAAAATAGTACAGTTTACTGATGTTCATTGGAGCACAGATGCTAAATACAAACTGAAGAACGATAGCACATTGACGGTAATTCGTACCGTACTGGATGCTGAGAAACCTGATTTTGTTATTTTTACGGGAGATGTGGTTGTTTCTAAAGGTGTCATTCAGGGATGGAATGACCTGCTTGTTCCGATAGAAGAACGGAAATTGCCCTTTGCTGTGACGTTTGGTAACCACGATACGGAGACTGATTTGCCGAAAGAACAAATCTTGCAATATTTGATGAAGAACCCTTATAATGTGACCACTGATGCCGGAAAGGGCGTTGATGGCGTAGGAAATTGTGTGTTGCCTATACTCGATTCTACCGGCAAAGCACCTGCATGGGATCTGTTTCTTTTAGATTCTCACGCTTATACCAATGATTCTACGTTGGGTTATTATGATTGGGTGAAGAAAAGTCAGATAGACTGGTATGTTGATCAAAGCAACAAGATCAAAGCGAAAGCGGGTAAGGTTGTTCCGGCATTGGCTTTCTTCCATATTCCTGTGCCCGAGTATGAATATGTACGTTTGCTGCCGACAACACCCGGCAACAAAACAGAGAAAGTATGTTCTCCATTACTGAATAGCGGATTGTTTTTTGCTTTTGTTCAGCAGAAAGATGTAAAAGCCACTTTCGTAGGACATGATCATAATAATGACTTTGTTGCTACGCTGGCAGGCATTCGTCTGTGTTACGGTCGCAAAACGGGCTTTGTCTCTTATGGTTCGTTGGAACGTGGCGGGCGCGTAATTGTGATCAAGCAAAATGGTGACATGAACACGTATGTTCGCACTGCTACAGGAGTTTATTTGCCATAAGAGAAGTACGCTTCTACAAGAATTCCAGATTAAACGATAGGTAAAGGGGAAAGTTTCGACTTTCCCCTTTTTTGCATGTGCTGTTCAAAATGACACCAAGCTTTGTCGATAGACAAAACTACCTGTAAAGGAATTGAACAAACCAATAATCGTTTCTCTCCTGTTTTGAAAGCTCCCAAAAGCTCTGTAGAGGCAAAAGAATAGGCTTTTGGCAATCGTGTACGTTTCATTTCTTGAACGTGCACGTTTACCGTGCGAAACGTGCACGTTTTATTTGCACGTTGTGTACGCTTCATTTGGTCTCGAAAAACGCGTCTCAGAAGCCTTGTAAGAGCTGTCCTTGCGCACTCTTAAATTTGGACAAATAGCTTGTATTCTTCGCTTTAGTATAGGACGGGCTGCCTTCCTTCTATTCGGAAGCACCGACAGAGAAGTCGACATAGACGGGGAGGTGATCGCTAAAACCGCCTTGATACCTTATTCCGGTATACGTTCTGAAAGGTTGTTCTCCGCCATATTTCTCATCTTCTATTAGTAGGAAAGGAAGTCGTACTACATTGGCTTTTGCTTCGTTCGTATAAAGGGAGCTATGAGGAGTAAGCAATGTGCCCGAAACAATGAGCTGATCGAGCAAATTCCATTCTCCTTTGTATTTATACGAACCAAAGTTGCGGACTTTTGATTTGGCTGCCAGCAGATTATATAAATGTAGAGGTTCGGGGTGATCAGGGGGCGCAACAGCTTCGAGTACCTCCGATATCGATTTGTTTTCCGGATAATCATTGAAGTCGC contains these protein-coding regions:
- a CDS encoding histidine kinase — encoded protein: MLLTIDIPAFIVYSAAILLAVLIVFVVYLVRRNIASQVRVKLLEYKYQDLKSTMDDFQLETLESKLNPHLFKNILNSVQSHAYQTYFALDKLANVLDYILYESKKKFVSPYEEIEFAKSLIEINKIKLSPLFELKIKTILDETDPLYHQKILAPLISIDLIENAFKHADLQNQDAFISIVFEFRDGNFILTVSNKISTKSIMQKGRKGIGSAVLEQRLNLIYGDCFKLKRVIEEDTYTAYLKINILEYNTKMSAS
- a CDS encoding response regulator, whose amino-acid sequence is MNTTLKCLLLDDELPGLMYLKMLCEQIPELEVVKAFNSSKTFLEETHSLDFDICILDIEMPEMSGLQVAELLKGKPVIFTTAYKEYAVDAFDLNAIDYVLKPIKRERLQLAVQKAISALGHSVTTEKCGQFNSEKGKVLLYFNRVKYIKVAETDSRDKTVYLNDNKTLVLKNISFEELLKSLPPDQFCRINKKEVIALRIVQYFSHNEIITDIIDAGKPLAFTLTEVYRVNFMNRVSRK
- a CDS encoding cation:proton antiporter; this translates as MKKFRNVFFYVAIIGTFSVLMYWIVQQGAELEKGRNVINALSVKGHWQEFLDSIHQGLANPIGVLLLQIITIILVARMFGWICRKIGQPAVIGEIIAGIILGPSLLGMFFPDVSTFLFPAKSIGNLQILSQIGLILFMFVIGMELDLKVLRSKAHDAIVISHASIIIPFALGMGLAYFIYKHFALNGVPFASFGLFLSIAMSITAFPVLARIVQEHGMHKTKLGSVIITCAAADDITAWCLLAVVIALVKAGSFISSLYTIFLVIVYILIMLKVVRPFLKRVGDLFFQRSLNKGMIAILFLTLLASAYTTEMIGIHALFGAFMAGVIMPVNEKFRSVVIGKIEDVALVLLLPLYFVFTGLRTQIGLLNDPYLWKVTGLIILVAVLGKFVGSALTARFVKQSWKDSLTIGALMNTRGLMELIILNIGYDLGVLPPEIFAMMVIMALVTTFMTGPALKLIEKLFKPKGVDLDSAISNVSKNKILISFNEAENAPSLLRLANYLSQKNSKNTSLTAIHLIPTEGLHHRNLDYYEKESFIPISAEAQSLDLTITSLFKVSNDLETEVAEVSNRGNYDLLLLNLEQSIFEGTLLGRILGFTTKIVNPERMINTVTGKEKLFESSFFDEKINSILSKTKIPVGILINNNFQSADRVFVPFVDSNDAFLIAYIQKLVHNSNAQVTISDVKGELKKNTDVKERIRTIEQNAPNHINSIDLKAMNEELLCKQDLVLVSLSGWETLLEMRLEWVSRISSILIIRNV
- a CDS encoding MarR family transcriptional regulator → MNNKIKEDIARFSRLISEAEEEAKDHCDIKDLTSTQINYLETIQELDNPSITELSSALGLKKPSVTIVIDRLIMKGCVYKVHSDADRRSSHLHLTDVGKQINKRHDYAHDYLVELVARKLSKDELDTFATLLNKIIASSKKIKD
- a CDS encoding cation-translocating P-type ATPase → MKKTTNDLEFSGLTSDEVASRIAKNGYNELQGSSSRNFWMIIFGVIKEPMFLLLVACGSLYMILGDIEEGIMLLGFVFVVMGIEFNQERKSEKALDALKDLASPRALVIREKIEKRIPGREVVCDDLLVLQEGDRIPADATVIKSVSLLVDESLLTGESVPVRKHDWAGEDEDVQPGGDDQPFVYSGSMVVQGNGIARVSHTGMDTQIGKIGKAIKEVKESPTKLKVEIGTLVKRLTITGVGLCLLVIAIYTITRGGLLKGFLAGITLAMAMLPEEFPVVLSIFMAIGAWRISKQNVLTRKPSAIETLGSATVLCTDKTGTLTENKMKVAKIYNKENFWVSKDANEFPEQYHNIIEYGILSSQTNPFDPMEKAIGGIGELFLKGTEHLHHDWEMVKEYALSRELLAMSRVFRNKETNELLIAAKGAPEAIFDLCHLDTEMQAKYATAVQAMASEGLRVLGVSKSSISEDRLPDAQHDFDFEFVGLIGLSDPIRKEVPTAVKECHKAGIRVIMITGDYPVTAQNIAREIGLQNYEQCITGSELTAMDEEELSEKIKTVNVFARVIPEQKLKIVNALKHNNEVVAMTGDGVNDAPALKAANIGIAMGEKGTDVAREASALVLMDDNFGSIVGAIKMGRRIFDNLQKALGYIFAIHVPIAGLSLIPVFFADLPLILWPVHVVFMELIIDPACSIIFEAERAEKNVMSRPPRKVDEPFFGPNKILLSCFQGIWVLIATLAMYFVTLKLGYEIGEVRAMTFTALIVANILTILTNRSWSESIFTIIRTPNPTVKWVAGSAALFILLILNMPFLQRLFQFSPLTIWEVLVALLVGISTITWFELYKFFKLRKL
- a CDS encoding endonuclease VIII, coding for MIELPEAITLGKQFQKTLVGKMVTDVYNATNLHKFAFFNGDPRGYKELLVGKVVQSAEGYGIFVDIRFNDGITLSLFDGINAKYGDASSKVPDKYQLLLTFNDNTYLAFTVAMYGGMYAYKGEFENKYYHLSVESLSPLSEKFDEAYFDSKLAQEKKNISAKAFLATEQRIPGIGNGVAQDILFNAGIHPKRKIFTLTDADRSALFHSLKETLQAMTSLGGRETETDLFGNKGGYQTILSRNTYKLPCPKCGGSISKEAYLGGSVYYCRHCQKLE
- the fsa gene encoding fructose-6-phosphate aldolase — protein: MKFFIDTANLDQIREAHDLGVLDGVTTNPSLMAKEGIKGTENQRAHYVEICNIVQGDVSAEVIATDYEGMIREGKELEALNPHIVVKVPCIADGIKAIKYFSDKGIRTNCTLVFSVGQALLAAKAGATYVSPFVGRLDDIGEDGVVLVGQIVEMYRYYGYQTQVLAASIRNTKHILACVEAGADVATCPLSAIKGLLNHPLTTSGLKTFLEDYHKVNG
- a CDS encoding metallophosphoesterase family protein, encoding MKKLIFALFLAITVSATAGKPVLKFTNESFKIVQFTDVHWSTDAKYKLKNDSTLTVIRTVLDAEKPDFVIFTGDVVVSKGVIQGWNDLLVPIEERKLPFAVTFGNHDTETDLPKEQILQYLMKNPYNVTTDAGKGVDGVGNCVLPILDSTGKAPAWDLFLLDSHAYTNDSTLGYYDWVKKSQIDWYVDQSNKIKAKAGKVVPALAFFHIPVPEYEYVRLLPTTPGNKTEKVCSPLLNSGLFFAFVQQKDVKATFVGHDHNNDFVATLAGIRLCYGRKTGFVSYGSLERGGRVIVIKQNGDMNTYVRTATGVYLP